The segment AATTTTTCTCCATTCGAAGGGTCTTCCTCATTGGTGGAAGCAGCACATTCCTCGTAATGGCAATGAATAGGCAAAGCATGTtttatgattttgtttatcttCTTACGATACTGTTGAGAGGACTGCTGTCTGGCTCTTTGGGCCCTTTGGACCCACGTAGATAAAGTTGACAACATGCCAATCCAAGTAATTTTGATCTCTTAATGGTGTAAGATCTTTGACTTTCTTCCAATTACAGAGAATcattggaaaatgatttgagttttcaattttccaCCTTCTTTCAGTCATTGTTGTGGATTTTGAAGAACTACCTTTCGTTTTAGCGTTAAATCAACTGCTGGGAAGTGGAAGAGCttaaacaaacaaattgtaaaGAATCAATGATACAACAATAAAATCGGTACGTCGAGAATTAGGTCGAGTCTTCAAACAACTCGACAATAACCATTACACAAAAGTCCATTCGTTAAGGTTTGCTCGTGTATCAATGTCGTAAAATACCTCAATGTCGTGTAATTCGAACTCAAAGAAATTTCGCACCTAATACGGAATTAACGACAAGTGGTTGGGATTTTCTTTTAGTCGAGTTTCTGTTTCTTTATTGTGTTTACAATTCCAATTGTATTGAAtataaaaattttaaatttataGCCACAGGTACACGCAATCGGGGGTGTAAATTAAAATCCCATTACAAATAAATTGGGGGTgtaaaaattaaaaaagtGAAAAGTAAAATTCCGCTCTGCGTGTGCCAGCAACAAAGGAAAGAGGGTACATGTATCCTGCAGTGATAAATCCTTGAAAAGCGTATTAAATTCATTATTAACAATTGTGTACAGAAGATTTTAGgtatttttgtttgtttttttcttcatacACAGTTACGGAGGTACTCCTACGTAGTCTAGCTGTTTcctgttttgaaaatagtAGTTGTGGTAatgtgtgtgtatgtgCGTATGTAGAATTTTAACGTAGTGTTTGgtttttggatttgaatttggttgGTGtgataaaaagttttggtgataattttgtaattcttgCAAAGAcatataaaaaaataaaaaaataaaaaaataaaaaaataaaaaataaagaaaaactAAAAAACTAGAACCAAACACAAAAGTTTGCGAACGacaaacaaatcaacaaaacaaaacaaaaaactaCAAAGAGtgaaaaggaaagaaaTTTTCTCAGACTGAACGTgagcaaaaaaaaacttcAACGTCACAACTCAATCCGGACGGCACAAGAAACAACTGataatcaaatacaaaatactTCTTTCACACAAGCGTATCCACAACACATACTAGCACACACTCATTTAGCACCACTACCCTGAATCGCATGTCCGTATACAACCAAAGGAACCATCAAACTCGTCTTAATGAGTTGTTGGATGCTATCAAGTCAGAGTTTGACTATGCGTTGAATGAGGCCACCAGTTTTAAGAAAATTGAGGATGAGTACCATTTGAAGTATTCTCAGCAAAATACTGAGTTACAACAGATTAGACAGACTGTTTatgaattggaaatggCTCATagaaaaatcaaagaggcttatgaagaagaaatattGAGGTTAAAAACTGAATTGGAGAATAGAGATAGACAAATGAAGAATGGGtaccaacagcaacaacagcagcagcaagCACCTCCTCcacaacagcagcagcagcaacaacaacaacaacaggtGCCTCCACCTCAGCCACAACCGGTTCAACAACCACCTCAACCACAACCTGttcagcagcaacaaccacCTCCACttcagcaacagcaacagcaaccacCTGCTTCTGTTCCACCAccacagcaacaacatcagCCGGTCCAACAAGCTCCTCCGCCAGCTACCCAGTCACAGCAAACGATTCCCACACAAGCTTCTCCTCAACAAGCTTCTGTGGCAACAGCGGCAGCAGCAGTAGCACCTGCTTCCGCCAGCAATGCGTTAACTATCATTGACAAGTCTCAATACATTGTTAATCCAGCTCAAAAAGCAGCACATGTTAAGGAAATACCTCCATTTTTGCAAGATTTGGATGTAGCTAAAGCCAATCCTGatttcaagaaacaaaatcttGACTACTATGTTTTGTATAATCCAGCTTTTGCTCGTGATTTAGATGTTGATTTAATTCATTCATTAGATCATTCGTCagttgtttgttgtgttCGATTTTCCAAAGATGGTAAATATATTGCCACCGGATGTAACAAGACTACACAAGTTTTCAACGTTGAAACTGGCGAATTGGTGGCTAaattaattgatgattcttccaattcagaaactaaagaagaagatactccttcttcaaatggAGATTTATATATTAGATCTGTTTGTTTCTCTCCCGATGGTAAATTATTAGCTACTGGTGCTGAAGATCGTTTGATTAGAATTTGGGATTTGACTACAAAGAGAATTATTAAGGTATTGAGAGGTCATGAACAAGATATTTACTCGTTAGATTTTTTTCCTGACGGAGACAGATTAGTTTCTGGGTCTGGTGATAGATCGGTTAGAATTTGGAGTTTGAGATCTTCTCAATGTTCATTAACTTTGAGCATTGAAGATGGTGTAACTACAGTTGCTGTTTCTCCTGATGGGAAATTAATTGCTGCTGGTTCATTAGATCGTACTGTTCGTGTTTGGGATTCAACAACCGGGTTccttgttgaaagattaGATTCTGGAAATGATAATGGAAATGGCCATGAAGACTCAGTTTATTCAGTGGCTTTCTCCAATACTGGTAACCAAATTGCTTCTGGATCGTTGGATAGAACAGTTAAATTATGGAATTTGGATGGTAAACTGGATAAAAACTCAAGTTGTGAAGCTACATACATTGGTCATAAAGATTTTGTCTTGTCGGTTTGTTGTACCCCAAATAATGAATATATACTTTCAGGTTCAAAAGACCGTGGAGTTATATTTTGGGATCAAAATTCAGCTAACCCGTTGTTGATGTTACAAGGACATAGAAATTCGGTTATTTCAGTTGcagtttcttcaaatttgctGGCAACTGAAGGTATCTTTGCCACTGGTTCTGGTGATTGTAAAGCCAGAATTTGGAAGTGGACAAGAAAGGCATAAGAGAATGGAGCTGTAGGGAGACGTGGATATGGTGTTTATGATGGGACTGGAAACAATTCcgattgtttttgaaaaagatggaAAGTATTAGTTTTGTATTAGTAGTAATATAAGTTcattatatatatatatgtagAACTGTATTCCACACATACTTTTTGACTCTCGTATATTTCGTATAAATCAAGGTTCTCGCgttggtgaaaaaaaaaaaaaaaatatttcagTCGCCGCGNNNNNNNNNNNNNNNNNNNNNNNNNNNNNNNNNNNNNNNNNNNNNNNNNNN is part of the Candida orthopsilosis Co 90-125, chromosome 2 draft sequence genome and harbors:
- a CDS encoding Tup1 transcriptional corepressor (protein with C-terminal WD40 repeats) — its product is MSVYNQRNHQTRLNELLDAIKSEFDYALNEATSFKKIEDEYHLKYSQQNTELQQIRQTVYELEMAHRKIKEAYEEEILRLKTELENRDRQMKNGYQQQQQQQQAPPPQQQQQQQQQQQVPPPQPQPVQQPPQPQPVQQQQPPPLQQQQQQPPASVPPPQQQHQPVQQAPPPATQSQQTIPTQASPQQASVATAAAAVAPASASNALTIIDKSQYIVNPAQKAAHVKEIPPFLQDLDVAKANPDFKKQNLDYYVLYNPAFARDLDVDLIHSLDHSSVVCCVRFSKDGKYIATGCNKTTQVFNVETGELVAKLIDDSSNSETKEEDTPSSNGDLYIRSVCFSPDGKLLATGAEDRLIRIWDLTTKRIIKVLRGHEQDIYSLDFFPDGDRLVSGSGDRSVRIWSLRSSQCSLTLSIEDGVTTVAVSPDGKLIAAGSLDRTVRVWDSTTGFLVERLDSGNDNGNGHEDSVYSVAFSNTGNQIASGSLDRTVKLWNLDGKSDKNSSCEATYIGHKDFVLSVCCTPNNEYILSGSKDRGVIFWDQNSANPLLMLQGHRNSVISVAVSSNLSATEGIFATGSGDCKARIWKWTRKA